The Hyalangium ruber genome includes a window with the following:
- a CDS encoding DUF2171 domain-containing protein — protein sequence MINEGEVREGMTVRTSDGRRLGVVAGVGETHFELEKGLVSVPRRDYLVEYRDVASVRGHSVWLEADAQLQLEEDDDGGALPPRRHEGMDGEPVNLEEPAPGP from the coding sequence ATGATCAACGAGGGAGAGGTTCGCGAGGGCATGACGGTGCGCACGTCGGACGGCCGCCGGTTGGGCGTGGTGGCCGGCGTGGGGGAGACGCACTTCGAGCTGGAGAAGGGCCTGGTGTCGGTCCCCCGGCGCGACTACCTCGTCGAGTACCGAGACGTGGCCAGCGTGCGCGGGCACAGCGTGTGGCTGGAGGCGGATGCCCAACTGCAATTGGAGGAGGACGACGACGGCGGCGCGCTGCCCCCGCGGCGGCACGAGGGCATGGACGGCGAGCCGGTGAACCTCGAGGAGCCCGCACCGGGCCCCTGA
- the cheB gene encoding chemotaxis-specific protein-glutamate methyltransferase CheB — MARLRILIVEDSVMVRRRLADVFADDPSFTVVGEAGDGERGFELCQRLRPDVVTLDLMLPGINGVEVTKRIMAHCPTPIVIFSGVENRTMGLHLLDALSAGAVDAVEKPTRFATEEWTGELLTRVKLAARPPTVPPTPTKAITEAAMRPRAARMVAIGASTGGPAAVKDILQRLPPDFPLPMLLVMHLSEKFEASMVDWLGKSSTIPVRHAVDGEPIPPSGRPVLLMARANKHLVLREGRLRLVDGPERHSSRPSVDVLFESVAKELGPRAIGCLLTGMGKDGAEGLGAMQRAGAMTLAQDEASSVVFGMPREAIRLGAVRHVLALKDIPAWLDGFARQRIETGHA; from the coding sequence GTGGCCCGGCTGCGCATCCTCATCGTCGAAGACTCGGTGATGGTCCGGCGCCGTCTGGCGGATGTGTTCGCCGACGACCCCTCCTTCACCGTGGTCGGTGAGGCGGGCGATGGCGAGCGGGGCTTCGAGCTGTGTCAGCGCCTGCGGCCGGATGTGGTGACGCTGGACCTCATGCTGCCGGGCATCAACGGCGTCGAGGTCACCAAGCGCATCATGGCCCACTGCCCCACCCCCATCGTCATCTTCTCCGGGGTGGAGAACCGCACCATGGGCCTGCACCTGCTGGACGCGCTGAGCGCCGGCGCGGTGGACGCGGTGGAGAAGCCCACCCGCTTCGCCACCGAGGAGTGGACCGGAGAGCTGCTCACGCGCGTGAAGCTCGCGGCCCGTCCGCCCACGGTGCCGCCCACGCCCACCAAGGCCATCACCGAAGCGGCGATGCGCCCCCGGGCCGCGCGCATGGTGGCCATCGGCGCCTCCACCGGGGGCCCCGCCGCGGTGAAGGACATCCTCCAGCGCCTGCCGCCCGACTTCCCCCTGCCCATGCTGCTGGTGATGCACCTGTCCGAGAAGTTCGAGGCCTCCATGGTGGACTGGCTGGGCAAGAGCAGCACCATCCCCGTGCGCCACGCGGTGGACGGGGAGCCGATTCCCCCCTCGGGCCGCCCCGTGCTGCTGATGGCTCGGGCCAACAAGCACCTCGTGCTGCGCGAGGGGCGGCTGCGGCTGGTGGACGGACCGGAGCGGCACTCCAGCCGGCCCTCGGTGGACGTGCTCTTCGAGTCAGTGGCCAAGGAGCTGGGCCCTCGGGCCATCGGCTGCCTGCTCACGGGGATGGGGAAGGACGGCGCCGAGGGGCTGGGCGCCATGCAGCGCGCCGGGGCGATGACGCTGGCGCAGGACGAGGCGAGCTCCGTCGTGTTCGGCATGCCCCGCGAGGCCATCCGCCTGGGGGCCGTGCGTCACGTGCTGGCGCTCAAGGACATCCCCGCGTGGCTGGACGGCTTCGCCCGCCAGCGCATCGAGACGGGGCACGCCTGA
- the agmC gene encoding adventurous gliding motility protein AgmC, with protein sequence MRHLRSLLGLGLLLASTASRAEVDVFGLGNGQHGALRVQRMDTIINEATALTAKASAGATALTVASESGFAAGELVLVLQVYAEGPAPTEVPSGPLSLSTTGAGRWEFARLESVASGSLRLTAPLVGTFNTPGAQVVRVPEYSSVHVQPGASLMATSWNGIQGGVLAFLSTGSVLNQGDITVEGAGFRGGPFATVSSRFTGCEEPNQSEETGGAHKGGGIFRIATGAFTHGYAALGNAGGGGNCQDAGGGGGGHGGAGGQGGYSTDGARDVGGRGGQALRYEPLSRMMFGGGGGAGAGNASGQAGSGGTAGGPGGGILYMRARSFQGSQGRVLANGRSSTAAGNDGAGGGGAGGHITLRVEGRLDCASLQAHGGNGGDSEDAQAHGPGGGGGGGVVLVQAETLACTATALPGSAGTAEGAAGGTYGATPPSTTQPENQGATTTLNEAFGAPEAPLWLLPAQGERTTPRPRLEGTARAGSTVSLFLEGALLGSVQASESGAFAFLPAQDLAEGPHEVRAVADRLGVRGALSEPRAFTVGAPLAQALEVGCGCGAASSAGGPWLAALGALLWASARRGRARRALGCPGWTAFTRGRRGPPSLAPLPAPVVSSPLMRGNPRRWPEQGNLSYTCHVRPSRGLEDSRTASGAPAKQGE encoded by the coding sequence ATGCGGCATCTCCGCTCACTCCTGGGTCTCGGGTTGCTCCTGGCCTCCACCGCCTCGCGCGCGGAGGTGGATGTCTTCGGGCTCGGCAATGGACAGCATGGAGCCCTGCGCGTCCAACGGATGGACACCATCATCAATGAGGCCACCGCGCTCACGGCCAAGGCCAGCGCGGGCGCCACCGCGCTCACCGTGGCCAGCGAGAGTGGCTTCGCCGCCGGAGAGCTCGTCCTCGTGCTCCAGGTTTATGCCGAGGGCCCCGCGCCGACGGAGGTCCCCTCCGGGCCCCTCTCGCTGAGCACCACGGGCGCCGGACGCTGGGAGTTCGCGCGCCTGGAGTCCGTGGCCTCCGGCAGCCTGCGCCTCACCGCGCCGCTCGTCGGTACCTTCAACACCCCCGGCGCCCAGGTGGTGCGCGTGCCCGAGTACTCCAGCGTGCATGTCCAGCCCGGCGCCTCGCTCATGGCGACTTCGTGGAATGGCATCCAGGGCGGAGTGCTCGCCTTCCTCTCCACCGGCTCCGTGCTCAACCAGGGCGACATCACCGTCGAGGGCGCGGGCTTCCGGGGCGGACCGTTCGCCACCGTCAGCTCCCGGTTCACCGGCTGCGAGGAGCCCAACCAGTCCGAGGAAACCGGAGGCGCCCACAAGGGCGGAGGCATCTTCCGCATCGCCACGGGCGCATTCACCCATGGCTACGCGGCCCTGGGGAACGCCGGCGGTGGCGGCAACTGCCAGGACGCCGGCGGCGGCGGCGGCGGTCACGGCGGCGCGGGGGGACAGGGCGGCTACAGCACGGATGGGGCGCGCGACGTGGGAGGCCGGGGCGGCCAGGCGCTGCGCTACGAGCCCCTGTCTCGGATGATGTTCGGCGGCGGGGGCGGCGCGGGCGCGGGCAACGCCAGTGGGCAGGCCGGCTCGGGAGGCACGGCCGGTGGGCCCGGCGGCGGTATCCTTTATATGCGGGCACGAAGCTTCCAGGGCAGCCAGGGCCGCGTCCTCGCCAACGGCCGGTCCTCGACGGCGGCCGGCAATGACGGGGCGGGAGGCGGCGGAGCGGGAGGCCATATCACCCTGCGCGTGGAGGGGCGGCTGGACTGCGCCAGCCTCCAGGCCCATGGCGGCAACGGCGGCGACAGCGAGGACGCCCAAGCCCATGGGCCTGGCGGCGGCGGTGGGGGCGGGGTGGTGCTCGTGCAGGCGGAGACGCTCGCGTGTACCGCCACGGCGCTCCCGGGCAGCGCGGGGACGGCCGAGGGCGCGGCGGGAGGCACCTATGGCGCCACACCTCCCAGCACCACGCAGCCCGAGAACCAGGGCGCGACGACGACGCTGAACGAGGCCTTCGGAGCGCCGGAAGCGCCCCTCTGGCTCCTGCCCGCCCAGGGCGAGCGGACAACCCCTCGGCCGCGGCTCGAGGGCACGGCGCGGGCGGGCAGCACGGTGAGCCTCTTCCTCGAGGGTGCGCTGCTCGGCAGCGTGCAGGCCTCTGAGTCCGGCGCCTTCGCCTTCCTGCCCGCGCAGGACCTGGCCGAGGGGCCCCACGAGGTGCGCGCGGTGGCCGACCGGCTGGGCGTGCGCGGGGCGCTCTCCGAGCCGCGCGCCTTCACCGTGGGCGCGCCCCTGGCCCAGGCGCTGGAGGTGGGCTGTGGCTGCGGCGCGGCGTCCTCCGCCGGAGGCCCGTGGCTGGCGGCCCTGGGGGCCCTGCTGTGGGCCTCGGCGCGGCGGGGCCGGGCTCGCCGGGCGCTCGGCTGCCCCGGCTGGACGGCGTTCACTCGCGGACGCCGGGGACCCCCCTCCCTGGCCCCGCTTCCTGCCCCCGTGGTGTCATCCCCCCTCATGCGGGGCAACCCACGGCGCTGGCCAGAGCAGGGCAACCTGTCGTACACCTGCCATGTCAGGCCATCTCGCGGCCTCGAGGACTCCCGAACGGCCTCGGGCGCTCCAGCAAAGCAGGGGGAGTAA
- a CDS encoding NADP-dependent oxidoreductase, with protein sequence MLGLWLAGCSAALPESLAPPAPERMKAVRIHAYGGLDVLRYEDAPRPSPRPDEVLIRVHAAGVNPVDVAVRQGYMRSVLWNTLPLTLGWDVAGVVEQVGSQVGRFKPGDAVFAYADPRRDGAFAEYIALPERVVALKPQTLDFVQAAAVPLTALTSWQALVQRAELSAGQTVLIHGGSGGVGTMAVQLAKARGAKVIATGSAHNLDYLKSLGADEVIDYRATRFEDVVKDVDVVLDPIAGETQERSWQVLKKGGILVSLLNPSVVERAKAHGVRGAWFITEPSAEQLTELGRLIDAGQLRPVVSEVLSLRDIRRAQELIQSKHTRGKIVLRITE encoded by the coding sequence GTGCTCGGCCTCTGGCTCGCTGGCTGCTCGGCCGCCCTGCCTGAGAGCCTCGCGCCTCCGGCTCCCGAGCGCATGAAGGCCGTGCGCATCCACGCGTACGGAGGCCTCGACGTCCTTCGCTACGAGGACGCTCCCCGCCCGAGCCCTCGCCCGGACGAGGTGCTCATCCGTGTGCATGCCGCCGGCGTCAACCCGGTGGATGTGGCCGTGCGGCAGGGGTACATGCGCAGCGTCCTCTGGAACACGCTGCCGCTCACGCTCGGCTGGGATGTGGCGGGCGTCGTCGAGCAGGTCGGCTCCCAGGTGGGCCGCTTCAAGCCGGGGGATGCCGTGTTCGCCTACGCGGATCCGCGGCGCGATGGCGCGTTCGCCGAGTACATCGCCCTGCCCGAGCGGGTAGTGGCCCTCAAGCCCCAGACTCTCGACTTCGTGCAGGCGGCCGCGGTGCCGCTCACCGCGCTGACGTCATGGCAGGCCCTGGTGCAGCGGGCGGAGCTCTCCGCCGGGCAGACCGTCCTCATCCACGGTGGCTCGGGAGGCGTCGGGACGATGGCCGTCCAGCTCGCCAAGGCACGGGGAGCGAAGGTCATCGCCACCGGCTCCGCGCACAACCTCGACTACCTGAAGTCGCTGGGCGCCGATGAGGTCATCGACTATCGCGCCACGCGCTTCGAGGACGTGGTGAAGGATGTGGATGTCGTGCTGGATCCCATCGCCGGAGAGACGCAGGAGCGCTCCTGGCAGGTGCTCAAGAAGGGCGGCATCCTCGTCTCCCTGCTGAACCCGTCCGTGGTCGAGCGGGCCAAGGCCCATGGCGTTCGGGGCGCGTGGTTCATCACCGAGCCCAGCGCGGAGCAGCTCACCGAGCTGGGCCGGCTCATCGACGCGGGCCAGCTTCGCCCCGTCGTCAGCGAGGTGCTCTCGCTGCGGGACATCCGCCGCGCGCAGGAGCTCATCCAGAGCAAGCACACGCGCGGGAAGATCGTCCTGCGCATCACCGAGTGA
- a CDS encoding PRC-barrel domain-containing protein yields MYQRTNIRRGMAVTSYDGVQVGRVIDVTPGAIVVEKGQFFLRDFEVPLSDISTVRGDDIVLIRDYDALRRLDTLDADGGGQGLGLGPTDLTQARMDSAKFQDHGQYDLRPASEGGHSLAPDAFTQARMDSAHFQDDDELSDLRPTTPSPPRSERPFIPPPPHEPAMSERRAAGPGWDPLSVDEENEERKAPRTGGPDTEPPTRY; encoded by the coding sequence ATGTATCAGCGCACGAACATTCGAAGAGGCATGGCCGTCACCAGCTACGACGGGGTGCAGGTGGGTCGCGTCATCGACGTGACGCCGGGCGCCATCGTCGTCGAGAAGGGCCAGTTCTTCCTTCGGGACTTCGAGGTCCCTCTGAGTGACATCTCCACGGTGCGAGGCGACGACATCGTGCTGATCCGGGACTACGACGCCCTGCGCCGCCTGGACACGCTGGACGCCGACGGCGGCGGGCAGGGGCTGGGGCTGGGCCCGACGGACCTCACCCAGGCGCGCATGGACAGCGCCAAGTTCCAGGACCATGGCCAGTACGACCTGCGCCCGGCGAGCGAGGGGGGCCACTCGCTCGCGCCGGACGCCTTCACCCAGGCGCGCATGGACAGCGCGCACTTCCAAGACGACGACGAGCTGTCCGACCTGAGGCCCACGACGCCGTCGCCGCCGCGCTCGGAGCGGCCCTTCATCCCTCCTCCGCCGCATGAGCCGGCGATGTCGGAGCGCCGCGCCGCGGGCCCAGGGTGGGATCCGCTGAGCGTGGACGAGGAGAACGAGGAGCGGAAGGCGCCGCGGACGGGAGGCCCCGACACCGAGCCGCCCACGCGCTACTGA
- a CDS encoding CDP-alcohol phosphatidyltransferase family protein, whose translation MRREPLLSPSEFAARSMAPPPEAPQRSPLLSRKVRLALLHTLSLSRLVLAAVFLMTSDALLRAGLIVLSGLTDVLDGWIARHARLTTRLGALLDPVGDRGFAVAAIFALLLDGLLTPLQVCVLLLRDVMTAIGYLVAKLMPSFRLVEFKARMLGKATTSLQTVTLLAALLLPVAVPALVAVVGVLAVAAVVDYTRAVFRARVQLRA comes from the coding sequence ATGCGCCGAGAGCCCCTCCTCAGCCCTTCTGAGTTCGCCGCCCGGAGCATGGCCCCTCCTCCCGAGGCCCCTCAGCGCTCGCCCCTGCTCTCTCGAAAGGTGCGGCTGGCGCTCCTGCACACGCTGTCGCTGTCCCGACTGGTGCTCGCAGCCGTCTTCCTCATGACGTCCGACGCACTGTTGCGCGCGGGGCTCATCGTCCTGTCGGGCCTCACGGATGTGCTCGATGGGTGGATCGCCCGCCACGCCAGGCTCACCACGCGCCTCGGTGCGCTGCTCGACCCGGTGGGGGACCGTGGCTTCGCCGTCGCCGCCATCTTCGCCCTGCTGCTGGATGGACTGCTGACGCCCCTCCAGGTGTGCGTGCTGCTGCTGCGCGACGTGATGACCGCGATCGGCTACCTGGTCGCGAAGCTGATGCCCTCCTTCCGCCTGGTGGAGTTCAAGGCGCGGATGCTCGGCAAGGCCACCACCAGTCTGCAGACGGTGACATTGCTGGCGGCGCTGCTGCTGCCCGTAGCGGTCCCCGCGCTCGTGGCGGTCGTGGGCGTGCTCGCCGTCGCGGCCGTGGTGGACTACACCCGCGCCGTGTTTCGAGCCCGGGTCCAGCTCCGGGCCTGA
- a CDS encoding RNA polymerase sigma factor, translating into MSLRLVAPLLALRILPARDAVPAEAGNGERMLVRRARLGDPAAFRTLFERHSPAVWRFLRDSFRDESAADEATQETFVRAHGRLTTLKDEDRLASWLLGIARLVFLEARRSRGVHVDVDGEDGEGLVEAVLPTPTPEDMLLDRETEAVLNQALGTLREERRSALLLRIDHGLPYEEIAQVMGWSLPKVKNEIHRARLQLREQLSGYVGGRS; encoded by the coding sequence ATGTCACTGAGGCTCGTGGCTCCTCTGCTCGCCTTGCGAATCCTGCCCGCCAGAGACGCTGTGCCCGCCGAGGCCGGGAACGGGGAGCGCATGCTGGTGCGCCGGGCGCGACTGGGAGACCCGGCCGCCTTCCGCACCCTCTTCGAGCGCCACAGCCCGGCGGTGTGGCGCTTCCTCCGGGACTCGTTCCGGGACGAGTCCGCCGCGGACGAGGCCACGCAGGAGACGTTCGTGCGCGCCCACGGGCGGCTCACGACGCTCAAGGACGAGGACCGACTGGCCTCGTGGCTGCTGGGCATCGCGCGCCTGGTGTTCCTGGAGGCGCGACGCTCGCGGGGCGTGCATGTGGATGTGGACGGGGAGGACGGCGAGGGGCTGGTGGAGGCGGTGCTGCCCACGCCCACGCCCGAGGACATGCTGCTGGACCGCGAGACGGAGGCGGTGCTGAACCAGGCCCTGGGCACGCTGCGCGAGGAGCGGCGCTCGGCGCTGCTGCTGCGCATCGACCACGGGCTGCCGTACGAGGAGATCGCACAGGTGATGGGCTGGTCGCTGCCCAAGGTGAAGAACGAGATCCACCGCGCGCGGCTGCAGCTGCGCGAACAGCTTTCCGGCTACGTCGGAGGTCGCTCATGA
- a CDS encoding zf-HC2 domain-containing protein: MSLACRELELDALLSEELSPAEAERVRAHVDGCAACQHALSWLKLERGWMTQRARRTPARPALDFSALQARLAAPSPTVPPAPIKESRVRRALARRGEWAHGGKMVMGAAAAVAFFVFGVTPMRPVPSVDEVWSSQEVVLASGPVLACVDPSGEAVAALEDRFGACLIASPALPTY, from the coding sequence ATGAGCCTGGCGTGCCGAGAGCTGGAGTTGGATGCGCTGCTGTCCGAGGAGCTGTCCCCGGCGGAGGCCGAGCGGGTGCGCGCGCACGTGGATGGGTGTGCCGCGTGCCAGCACGCCCTGTCGTGGCTGAAGCTGGAGCGTGGGTGGATGACTCAGCGCGCGCGCCGCACGCCGGCCCGCCCCGCGCTGGACTTCTCCGCCCTGCAGGCCCGGCTGGCCGCACCGAGCCCCACCGTGCCCCCCGCTCCTATAAAGGAGAGCCGGGTCCGCCGCGCCCTCGCCCGTCGAGGCGAGTGGGCACACGGCGGAAAAATGGTGATGGGAGCCGCGGCGGCCGTGGCCTTCTTCGTCTTCGGCGTGACGCCGATGCGGCCGGTGCCCTCGGTGGACGAGGTGTGGTCCTCGCAAGAGGTGGTGCTCGCCTCGGGTCCGGTGCTGGCCTGCGTGGACCCGAGCGGCGAGGCGGTGGCGGCGCTCGAGGACCGCTTCGGCGCCTGCCTCATCGCCTCGCCCGCCCTGCCCACCTACTGA
- a CDS encoding S8 family serine peptidase — MKRWVWLGLVVGLVACDEVEQQDCTDTSVSDSALPKVGFSSRASSLEAEEPASLDGRQPVLIRYRRTLSAASATQAAVDAVQRTGGKVTTRWNRLSAVAARVTPEERAKLARDPNVLSIEPDRPVRAFTRQAAPILSGSASEYTEGLKMVQAPAVWDADGDGNLDASAPIGTNIKVCVIDSGWDNRHPELQAAYGGGRDFVEDDDEPLDYDSGTQQWGGGHGTHTAATIAAQLGSLGTVNPHEDSNGVVGVAPGVELLVARVLNVRGNGNTADIISALEWCREKGAKIASLSLGAPDASATEEAAFEEALANGLLAIAATGNSGEDPNVTGVAYPAGYPSVVAVGAVDVQKKHGSFSQRGPEVSLVAPGVDVLSAVIVGAEAYSLVETDGREFESNSLAFAPAGSYKGKLLTCGIGDSRSACGQEATCKGFVAYVDRGGVDAEGNGLTFAKKVDFMRRAGARAVIIGNNDPDDGVGSFTLGTAGEWVPTASVSFADGSALKAMAGKSTEVKLSGVDYVRLTGTSMATPHVAGVAALVWSARPSLTPPQVRKLLEDSAEDLGTPGRDELHGFGLVRAKNALEALGSLPTTP, encoded by the coding sequence ATGAAGCGTTGGGTCTGGCTGGGGCTTGTTGTCGGATTGGTGGCCTGCGACGAAGTCGAGCAGCAGGACTGCACGGACACGAGCGTGAGTGACAGCGCTCTGCCCAAGGTCGGCTTCTCCTCGCGCGCCAGCAGCCTGGAGGCCGAGGAGCCCGCGTCCCTGGATGGCCGGCAGCCCGTCCTCATCCGCTACCGGCGCACCTTGTCGGCCGCCTCCGCCACGCAGGCCGCGGTCGACGCGGTCCAGCGCACGGGCGGCAAGGTGACGACGCGCTGGAATCGCCTGTCCGCCGTCGCCGCGCGAGTGACTCCCGAGGAGCGCGCCAAGCTGGCGCGTGACCCGAACGTGCTCTCCATCGAGCCGGACCGCCCCGTGCGCGCCTTCACCCGCCAGGCCGCTCCCATCCTCAGCGGCAGCGCGAGCGAGTACACCGAGGGGCTGAAGATGGTGCAGGCCCCCGCCGTGTGGGACGCCGATGGTGACGGCAATCTCGACGCCAGCGCCCCCATCGGCACCAACATCAAGGTGTGTGTCATCGACAGCGGTTGGGACAACCGTCACCCGGAGCTGCAGGCCGCCTACGGTGGCGGCAGGGACTTCGTGGAGGACGATGACGAGCCGCTCGACTACGACTCGGGGACGCAGCAGTGGGGCGGCGGCCATGGCACCCACACCGCGGCCACCATCGCCGCGCAGCTGGGCTCGCTGGGCACGGTGAACCCGCACGAGGACTCCAACGGCGTGGTGGGCGTGGCCCCCGGCGTGGAGCTGCTCGTGGCCCGCGTGCTCAACGTGCGCGGCAACGGCAACACCGCGGACATCATCTCCGCGCTCGAGTGGTGCCGTGAGAAGGGCGCCAAGATTGCCTCGCTGTCGCTGGGGGCTCCCGACGCCAGCGCCACCGAGGAGGCCGCCTTCGAGGAGGCGCTCGCCAATGGCCTGCTGGCCATCGCCGCCACCGGCAACAGCGGCGAAGATCCGAACGTCACCGGCGTGGCCTACCCGGCCGGCTATCCCAGCGTGGTCGCCGTGGGCGCGGTGGACGTCCAGAAGAAGCACGGCAGCTTCTCGCAGCGAGGGCCCGAGGTGTCCCTGGTGGCCCCCGGCGTGGACGTGCTCTCGGCGGTGATCGTCGGCGCCGAGGCCTACTCCCTCGTGGAGACCGATGGCCGTGAGTTCGAGTCGAACTCGCTCGCCTTCGCGCCCGCGGGCTCCTACAAAGGCAAGCTGCTGACGTGCGGCATCGGCGACTCGCGCAGCGCCTGCGGTCAGGAGGCCACCTGCAAGGGCTTCGTCGCCTACGTGGACCGGGGCGGAGTGGATGCCGAGGGCAATGGACTCACCTTCGCCAAGAAGGTGGACTTCATGCGCCGCGCCGGCGCCCGCGCCGTCATCATCGGCAACAATGACCCGGATGATGGGGTGGGCAGCTTCACCCTCGGCACCGCTGGGGAGTGGGTGCCCACCGCCTCCGTCTCCTTCGCCGATGGCTCGGCCCTCAAGGCGATGGCGGGCAAGAGCACCGAGGTGAAGCTGTCCGGTGTGGACTACGTGCGCCTGACGGGCACCTCCATGGCCACCCCGCACGTGGCCGGCGTGGCCGCGCTCGTGTGGAGCGCGCGTCCCTCGCTCACCCCGCCACAGGTGCGCAAGCTGCTCGAGGACTCCGCCGAGGACCTGGGCACCCCGGGGCGTGACGAGCTCCATGGGTTTGGCCTGGTTCGGGCCAAGAATGCCCTGGAGGCGCTCGGTTCGCTGCCGACCACGCCGTGA
- the glpD gene encoding glycerol-3-phosphate dehydrogenase has protein sequence MRNESVALIRTPSEQQPPPPPAPRAERLRALAAEPFDLLIIGGGVAGAGAARDAALRGLRVALVEREDFASGTSSRSSRLIHGGVRYLEHGHLGLVFESSIERMRLLRLAPHLVRPLAFTWPVYKGARIPRWKLNAGLMLYDALALFRNVKSHQSLSIRQVLAAEPLVLSEGLTGGARYYDAATDDARLTFANALGASEAGAVVLNHASVRQLLLEEGKAVGALVVDHLSGQEVAVRARALVNATGPWSDEIRKLDSHSNREAPAVRGSKGVHISVPRERIGNNEALTLLSPKDGRVMFVLPAGTHAIIGTTESATRAHPAEVRASETDVEYLLASANAFFPQAHLTRADVVSAWAGIRPLVAKGYGGAGDAGSASREHAIDVSPSGVIAISGGKLTTYRVMARDVVNAVERQLGLARRKAPTDTLPLPGGDMRSLAAEMESARAITGNADVAHHLVRAYGSRWPQVWRLAAEDAALAQPLAEGLPYLRAEAAYGVSHELVHTLADLLIRRLKVAFETRDLGLAAARVAAEVMAPRLGWDAEETRRQLEAYARHAVRLFGVDPADS, from the coding sequence GTGCGCAACGAATCCGTGGCTCTCATACGCACTCCTTCCGAGCAGCAGCCTCCGCCTCCGCCCGCGCCCCGCGCCGAGCGGCTGCGCGCCCTGGCCGCCGAGCCGTTCGATCTGTTGATCATCGGCGGCGGTGTCGCCGGCGCCGGTGCCGCCCGTGACGCCGCCCTGCGCGGCCTGCGCGTGGCCCTCGTGGAGCGCGAGGACTTCGCCAGCGGTACTTCCAGCCGCTCCTCCCGCCTCATCCACGGTGGTGTGCGCTACCTGGAGCATGGCCACCTGGGCCTCGTCTTCGAGTCCAGCATCGAGCGCATGCGCCTGCTGCGGCTCGCGCCCCACCTCGTGCGGCCCCTGGCCTTCACCTGGCCCGTCTACAAGGGCGCCCGAATCCCCCGCTGGAAGCTCAACGCCGGCCTCATGCTCTATGACGCCCTGGCCCTCTTCCGGAACGTGAAGAGCCACCAGAGCCTCAGCATCCGCCAGGTGCTCGCGGCGGAGCCCCTCGTGCTCTCCGAGGGCCTCACCGGCGGCGCCCGCTACTACGACGCGGCCACCGACGACGCGCGCCTCACCTTCGCCAACGCCCTGGGCGCCTCCGAGGCCGGCGCCGTCGTCCTCAACCACGCCTCCGTGCGCCAGCTCCTCCTCGAGGAGGGCAAGGCCGTGGGCGCCCTCGTCGTGGACCACCTCTCCGGTCAGGAGGTGGCCGTGCGTGCCCGCGCCCTCGTCAACGCCACCGGGCCGTGGAGTGACGAGATTCGCAAGCTGGACTCCCACTCCAACCGCGAGGCCCCCGCCGTGCGCGGCAGCAAGGGCGTCCACATCTCCGTGCCCCGCGAGCGCATCGGCAACAACGAGGCCCTCACGCTCCTGTCCCCCAAGGACGGGCGTGTCATGTTCGTGCTCCCCGCCGGCACCCACGCCATCATCGGCACCACCGAGAGCGCCACCCGCGCCCACCCCGCCGAGGTGCGCGCCAGCGAGACGGATGTGGAGTACCTGCTCGCCTCCGCCAACGCCTTCTTCCCCCAGGCCCACCTCACCCGCGCCGATGTCGTCAGCGCCTGGGCCGGCATCCGCCCCCTCGTGGCCAAGGGCTACGGCGGCGCCGGAGATGCCGGCAGCGCCAGCCGCGAGCACGCCATCGACGTGAGCCCCTCCGGCGTCATCGCCATCAGCGGCGGCAAGCTCACCACCTACCGCGTCATGGCCCGCGACGTCGTCAACGCCGTGGAGCGCCAGCTCGGCCTCGCCCGTCGCAAGGCGCCCACCGACACGCTGCCCCTGCCCGGTGGCGACATGCGCTCCCTGGCGGCCGAGATGGAGTCCGCCAGGGCCATCACCGGCAATGCGGATGTGGCTCACCACCTCGTGCGTGCCTATGGCAGCCGCTGGCCCCAGGTGTGGCGCCTCGCCGCCGAGGACGCCGCCCTCGCTCAGCCTCTCGCCGAAGGGCTGCCCTACCTGCGCGCCGAGGCCGCGTATGGCGTCTCCCACGAGCTCGTCCACACCCTGGCGGATCTCCTCATCCGCCGCCTCAAGGTGGCCTTCGAGACCCGGGACCTGGGCCTCGCCGCGGCTCGTGTCGCCGCCGAAGTCATGGCCCCCCGGCTGGGCTGGGATGCCGAGGAGACGCGCCGCCAGCTCGAGGCCTACGCCCGCCACGCCGTGCGCCTGTTCGGCGTCGACCCGGCCGACAGCTGA